In Salinisphaera sp. T31B1, the following are encoded in one genomic region:
- a CDS encoding flagellar hook protein FlgE, with translation MGFTQGVSGLNAAASGLDTIGNNIANSQTVGFKSGRSEFADLYAGAKTGLGVQVTGVTQSFNGGPLNTTGRSLDLAIDGGGFFRLANGNQTVYSRDGQFQQTKDGNIANGQGALLTGYNVTNFNDPNAAAQINAGGNPGPIQLPAEGLNARATTGASLQASLDAGAAIIDEPFNSDDAATYNWSTPSTVFDSLGNAHSVNLYFTKTGENQWAVNGEMPLGDESSLARTVSADGEYPGDFNPTANGTYRDIRVVDNGVEHLYTAVVSGATDNNGTFSGGQIRYVEQLPEATMAFDANGNLARATPAAGGKDDTLADSAVAFSLNARNGSAPIEFDYDFAGTAQTAQSFAAGNPQQDGYASGSLTGIAIAGDGMIRGTYSNGQSLNLAQVALASFRNEQGLSPVGGNAWVETADSGQPALGTAGVGQLGNLLGGTLEGSNVDLSQQLVDMIVAQRNYQANAQTIKTQDQVLQTAVNLR, from the coding sequence ATGGGTTTCACACAGGGCGTCAGCGGCCTGAACGCCGCGGCCAGCGGTCTCGACACCATCGGCAACAACATCGCCAACTCGCAGACGGTCGGTTTCAAGTCCGGCCGTAGCGAATTCGCGGATCTGTATGCCGGCGCCAAGACCGGGCTGGGTGTTCAGGTCACCGGCGTCACGCAAAGCTTCAACGGCGGGCCGCTGAACACCACCGGCCGCAGCCTGGACCTGGCCATCGACGGTGGCGGATTCTTCCGCCTGGCCAACGGCAATCAGACGGTCTACTCGCGCGACGGCCAGTTCCAGCAGACCAAGGACGGCAATATTGCCAATGGCCAAGGGGCCTTACTGACCGGCTACAACGTCACCAACTTCAACGATCCCAACGCCGCCGCGCAGATCAACGCCGGCGGCAATCCGGGGCCGATCCAGCTGCCCGCGGAAGGTCTGAATGCGCGTGCGACCACCGGCGCCTCGCTGCAGGCCAGCCTCGACGCGGGTGCGGCGATCATCGACGAGCCGTTCAACAGCGACGACGCCGCGACCTACAACTGGAGCACGCCCAGTACCGTGTTCGACTCGCTGGGTAATGCCCACAGCGTCAACCTGTACTTCACCAAGACCGGCGAGAATCAGTGGGCGGTCAACGGTGAAATGCCACTGGGCGACGAATCCTCGCTGGCCCGCACGGTCAGCGCCGACGGCGAGTATCCGGGCGACTTCAACCCCACGGCCAACGGCACCTATCGCGATATCCGCGTCGTGGACAACGGCGTGGAGCATCTGTACACCGCCGTGGTTTCGGGGGCCACCGACAACAACGGCACCTTCTCGGGCGGCCAGATTCGTTATGTCGAGCAGCTGCCCGAAGCCACGATGGCCTTCGATGCCAACGGCAATCTGGCACGCGCGACCCCGGCGGCCGGCGGCAAGGACGATACGCTCGCCGATTCGGCCGTGGCGTTCAGCCTGAATGCACGAAACGGCTCGGCGCCGATCGAGTTCGACTACGATTTCGCCGGCACGGCACAGACCGCACAGTCGTTCGCGGCCGGCAATCCGCAGCAGGACGGCTATGCCTCCGGCTCGCTGACCGGTATCGCGATCGCGGGCGACGGCATGATCCGCGGCACCTATTCCAACGGCCAGTCGTTGAACCTGGCCCAGGTGGCACTGGCCAGCTTCCGCAACGAGCAGGGCCTGTCGCCGGTCGGCGGCAATGCCTGGGTCGAGACGGCCGATTCGGGCCAGCCGGCGCTGGGTACCGCCGGCGTGGGCCAGCTCGGCAATCTGCTCGGCGGCACGCTGGAGGGCTCCAACGTGGATCTGTCTCAGCAGCTGGTGGACATGATCGTGGCCCAGCGCAATTACCAGGCCAACGCGCAGACCATCAAGACCCAGGATCAGGTCCTGCAGACGGCAGTCAACCTGCGCTGA
- a CDS encoding flagellar hook assembly protein FlgD gives MANNSLGAVSQTSTTAAASAAANAGTGRQSSADMSEQFLTLLVAQMRNQDPLNPMDNAQMTSQIAQINTVSGINDLNDTLGAINGQIDTSQRLQASALIGRDVLVPGREIAVGKAGAATPFGMELPADAAQVTISISDAMGTLVHQSSYDDIPAGVQSFQWDGRDGSEQTVGEGTYRIDIQAVDSAGQAIDVQPLSMGRVGGVVAGDGAPKLDLGPRGMVPLDDIRQII, from the coding sequence ATGGCCAACAACAGTCTCGGTGCGGTGTCACAGACCTCCACCACGGCCGCGGCCAGCGCGGCGGCGAACGCCGGCACCGGTCGCCAGAGCAGCGCCGACATGAGCGAACAGTTTTTGACCCTGCTCGTCGCCCAGATGCGTAACCAGGATCCGCTCAATCCGATGGACAACGCGCAGATGACCTCGCAGATCGCCCAGATCAACACCGTGTCGGGGATCAACGATCTCAACGATACGCTGGGCGCAATCAACGGCCAGATCGATACCAGCCAGCGCCTGCAGGCCAGTGCGCTGATCGGTCGCGACGTGCTGGTGCCCGGTCGCGAGATCGCCGTGGGCAAGGCGGGCGCCGCGACGCCCTTCGGCATGGAACTGCCCGCCGACGCCGCACAGGTGACCATCAGCATCAGCGATGCCATGGGCACGCTCGTGCATCAGTCGAGCTACGACGATATCCCTGCCGGTGTGCAATCGTTCCAGTGGGACGGGCGCGATGGCAGCGAACAGACCGTGGGCGAGGGCACCTATCGGATCGATATCCAGGCCGTGGATTCGGCCGGCCAGGCGATCGACGTACAGCCGCTGTCGATGGGGCGTGTGGGCGGCGTGGTTGCAGGCGACGGCGCGCCGAAGCTCGATCTCGGCCCACGCGGCATGGTTCCGCTCGACGATATCCGCCAGATCATCTGA
- the flgC gene encoding flagellar basal body rod protein FlgC, translating into MAMYSIFNTAGSAMSAQSQRMNVAASNMANADSVAGPDGEPYRAKQVMFELQAEPGSAIGGVRVSDVIEDQSPLRSEYNPSHPLADDQGYIQMPNVNPTDEMINMISAARSYEASVEVLNTSKELMLRTLTLGQ; encoded by the coding sequence ATGGCGATGTACAGCATCTTCAATACCGCCGGGTCGGCGATGAGTGCGCAGTCGCAGCGCATGAACGTGGCGGCCTCGAACATGGCCAACGCTGACAGCGTGGCCGGCCCGGACGGCGAGCCATACCGCGCCAAGCAGGTAATGTTCGAGCTGCAGGCCGAGCCGGGCAGCGCGATCGGCGGCGTGCGCGTGTCCGATGTGATCGAGGATCAGTCGCCGCTGCGCAGCGAATACAACCCCAGCCATCCGCTGGCCGACGACCAGGGCTATATCCAGATGCCCAACGTCAATCCCACCGACGAGATGATCAACATGATCTCGGCGGCCCGCTCCTATGAAGCCAGCGTGGAAGTGCTCAACACCAGCAAGGAGCTGATGTTGCGCACCCTGACGCTCGGCCAGTAA
- the flgB gene encoding flagellar basal body rod protein FlgB yields MLDRLNASLAFYKQALDLRGQRQEVLAANIANSDTPNYKARDFDFKAALDRAMGDNAPAGGPALGLRTTSTGHMAARAAGPAADGPMLEYRNPSQPSLDGNTVDMNAERVEFMENAVHYQANLQILGSQLKGLKSAMQPER; encoded by the coding sequence ATGCTCGATCGACTCAACGCATCGCTTGCGTTCTACAAGCAGGCACTGGACCTGCGCGGCCAACGCCAGGAAGTGCTGGCGGCGAATATCGCCAACAGCGATACGCCCAACTACAAGGCGCGCGATTTCGACTTCAAGGCCGCGCTTGATCGCGCCATGGGCGACAACGCGCCGGCCGGCGGGCCGGCGCTGGGCCTGCGGACCACCTCGACCGGCCATATGGCTGCCCGGGCCGCCGGCCCGGCCGCGGATGGCCCGATGCTCGAATACCGCAACCCGTCCCAGCCCAGCCTGGACGGTAATACGGTCGACATGAACGCCGAGCGGGTCGAGTTCATGGAGAACGCGGTCCACTACCAGGCCAACCTGCAGATTCTGGGCAGCCAGCTCAAGGGTCTGAAGTCGGCCATGCAGCCCGAACGCTGA
- the flgA gene encoding flagellar basal body P-ring formation chaperone FlgA produces MLATGLMMLAGTVTAAAADVPAPVARAITAFVHERSDYAPDQIQIAIPAQAARMTHCRKPEPFLPGRSQRMTGRLTIGVRCPGDRPSLRYYPVDVAISAPYYVAARTINPGEVVRAADVHAVTGEITRLADNIATRADQLVGQVAMRRIAADMPVRLSMVAPPKAIERGARVRVIRRGSGFAITTEGQALDSATAGASLRVRTDNGSVVRGVADGPNQVVVGG; encoded by the coding sequence ATGCTCGCGACCGGGCTGATGATGCTGGCCGGCACTGTGACAGCGGCTGCCGCCGATGTGCCGGCACCGGTGGCACGGGCGATCACCGCCTTCGTGCACGAACGCAGCGACTATGCGCCCGACCAGATACAGATCGCGATCCCCGCGCAGGCGGCGCGCATGACGCACTGCCGCAAGCCCGAGCCGTTCCTTCCAGGCCGCTCACAGCGCATGACTGGCCGGCTGACCATAGGCGTGCGCTGCCCGGGCGATCGGCCGTCGCTACGCTACTACCCGGTCGATGTCGCCATCAGCGCGCCCTATTACGTGGCCGCGCGCACGATCAATCCCGGTGAGGTGGTCCGCGCCGCGGACGTACATGCCGTGACCGGCGAGATCACGCGGCTGGCCGACAATATCGCCACCCGGGCCGATCAGCTGGTCGGGCAGGTGGCCATGCGGCGTATCGCGGCCGACATGCCGGTACGCCTGTCCATGGTGGCACCGCCCAAGGCCATCGAACGCGGCGCGCGCGTGCGGGTGATCCGGCGCGGCAGCGGCTTTGCGATCACGACCGAGGGCCAGGCGCTGGACAGCGCAACGGCCGGCGCAAGCCTGCGTGTACGCACCGACAACGGGTCGGTGGTCCGCGGCGTGGCCGACGGGCCGAACCAAGTGGTGGTGGGCGGCTAG
- the flgM gene encoding flagellar biosynthesis anti-sigma factor FlgM: MNIDPTQNRGPIHSADVRETGKSAASRPSGPAEAPRESARYQASRASDTSQDIDTARVAEIREAISQGRLEIDTDRIADGIIASARALIDE, from the coding sequence ATGAATATCGATCCGACCCAGAACCGCGGTCCTATCCATTCTGCCGACGTGCGCGAGACCGGCAAGTCCGCGGCAAGCCGACCCTCGGGGCCGGCCGAGGCGCCGCGCGAATCCGCTCGCTACCAGGCCTCGCGGGCCAGCGACACGTCGCAGGATATCGACACCGCCCGTGTCGCCGAGATCCGCGAGGCCATCAGCCAGGGCCGGCTGGAGATCGACACCGACCGTATCGCCGACGGCATCATCGCCAGCGCCCGTGCGCTGATCGACGAGTAG
- a CDS encoding flagellar protein FlgN — MNDGFQAHVAAQHARLGEFIAVLERERAILADTPVAIDTLSDITEAKRALAADLERMEARRQQLVAAHGHPTDAAGAAALAERLGCTALWQTFIARVDDARTHNRLNGLHIDTRLDHARRTLGFLRQASAQNLYAADGQRAAPAGRRFSGGA; from the coding sequence ATGAACGACGGGTTCCAGGCGCATGTCGCCGCCCAGCATGCACGACTGGGCGAGTTCATCGCGGTGCTCGAACGCGAGCGCGCGATCCTCGCCGATACGCCGGTCGCCATCGACACGCTGTCGGACATCACCGAGGCCAAGCGCGCCCTCGCCGCCGATCTCGAGCGCATGGAAGCCCGGCGTCAGCAGCTCGTGGCTGCCCACGGCCATCCCACGGATGCCGCCGGGGCGGCTGCGCTGGCCGAGCGGCTGGGCTGTACCGCCCTCTGGCAGACATTTATCGCCCGGGTCGACGACGCGCGCACGCACAACCGTCTCAACGGCTTGCATATCGACACCCGACTGGATCATGCCCGGCGCACGCTCGGTTTTTTGCGCCAGGCTTCGGCACAGAATCTGTACGCCGCCGACGGCCAGCGCGCCGCGCCGGCCGGCCGCCGTTTTTCCGGCGGCGCGTGA